A stretch of the Streptomyces sp. NBC_01428 genome encodes the following:
- a CDS encoding phospholipid scramblase-related protein, which yields MTTHSNTPAGWYPDPNGTPQTVRYWDGSQWTDHTNADQQASAAQQVPQQAQAPQQAFPQQAAPASDPRVQRQVQQQAGVAAGGAGGGGLFTEPVLVVNQKAKLIELTNEYKVMDQQGNLIGSVVQVGQNAFKKILRFVSSLDQYMTHKLEIRDAHGQPQLLLTRPAKFIKSRVIVTRPDGSPVGEIVQQNMFGKINFAINANGQQVGAIKAENWRAWNFAIVDHADNEVARITKTWEGLAKTMFTTADNYVLQIHFQLPEPLLSLVVATALTVDTALKQDSRGLG from the coding sequence GTGACCACGCATTCGAACACTCCTGCAGGTTGGTACCCGGACCCGAACGGAACGCCCCAGACGGTGCGTTACTGGGACGGTTCGCAGTGGACCGACCACACGAATGCGGACCAGCAGGCCTCGGCCGCGCAGCAGGTTCCGCAGCAGGCCCAGGCGCCGCAGCAGGCGTTCCCCCAGCAGGCCGCGCCGGCTTCCGACCCGCGCGTCCAGCGTCAGGTGCAGCAGCAGGCCGGAGTCGCCGCGGGCGGCGCCGGCGGCGGCGGCCTGTTCACCGAGCCGGTCCTGGTGGTGAACCAGAAGGCCAAGCTGATCGAGCTGACCAACGAGTACAAGGTCATGGACCAGCAGGGCAACCTGATCGGCTCGGTCGTCCAGGTCGGGCAGAACGCCTTCAAGAAGATCCTGCGTTTCGTCTCCAGCCTCGACCAGTACATGACCCACAAGCTGGAGATCCGTGACGCGCACGGGCAGCCGCAGCTGCTGCTGACCCGTCCCGCGAAGTTCATCAAGTCGCGGGTGATCGTGACGCGTCCGGACGGTTCGCCGGTCGGTGAGATCGTCCAGCAGAACATGTTCGGCAAGATCAACTTCGCGATCAACGCCAACGGACAGCAGGTCGGCGCGATCAAGGCGGAGAACTGGCGCGCCTGGAACTTCGCGATCGTGGACCACGCCGACAACGAGGTGGCCCGGATCACGAAGACCTGGGAAGGTCTCGCCAAGACCATGTTCACGACCGCGGACAACTACGTCCTGCAGATCCACTTCCAGCTCCCCGAACCCCTGCTGAGCCTCGTCGTCGCGACGGCGCTCACCGTCGACACGGCGCTCAAGCAGGACTCCCGCGGACTGGGATGA
- a CDS encoding ATP-binding protein, with protein sequence MTEVRPGAVASASLWERDEEVATLEAAITALRADSATSGSLLVLSGDAGLGKTALLAEARRIAERNGCSVWSARGGETVTSVPFNVVRHLLQPALVSLLPEEAREYLGDWYDIAGPALGITEPGDRQPDPQGVCDGLVAAVRRLAKRDWPLVLLIDDAHWADQETLRWLAAFAERLDDLSVLVVVARRPGGVSGESARLLDAVAAAALPISTLSALTPVATEGLTRATLGEHADAPFCREVWAVTGGNPYETVELLAKVQDSELEPGEGSAAELRDLNRSARGRGLVARLEGLGIDATRFAWAAAILGTGISLDLAGQLAGMPDDEAQRCAELLGAARILTTAQSTNGHGAEGDLEFVHPLIATAVYRSIPDALRTAMHGQAAWAVTESGRGAAAASRHLLEVHPDDDPELVEQMREAAREHLAVGAPDAARRCLERALQEPPLPEVHALLLYELGCATLLTAPSTTISHLRAALERPGLEDTVRVDAVFRLSQALLHNNQLDEAVRTVDAEVDRLTPGPARMRLQAVHYMWEGIHAGEERSGHSSGLAELAETCAGRDNSERAVLILRGFDAMTRGENAEEVVELCDRALVNGRLAPGLGWTDTEWGVELLLMLGSAYAYADRLDRAESLFSEALRAYVKAGWSGGHLSLANAYLGLAHRRRGRLADAEHYQRESLRLAERVGRGLPLYWSATCGLIDTLLARGHVQQAAEIAERYGFAPPYPSTIVLPDTRSVRGRLLIALGRTKEGVNELEAAEKAATARGHHNTVLAPWAVDLARALAAEDPSRAVALAAEARRQAERFGTDTAIGEALRCAAALETGQRAVRLAAQAVTYLEASPCQYEHAAARIEYGIASRSVTELNKGLTLARTSGADGLVKKAERALAGL encoded by the coding sequence ATGACGGAGGTACGGCCCGGAGCGGTCGCCTCGGCCTCCCTGTGGGAGCGCGACGAGGAGGTCGCCACACTCGAAGCGGCGATCACCGCGCTGCGCGCGGACTCCGCGACCTCGGGCAGCCTGCTCGTGCTCAGCGGCGACGCGGGCCTCGGCAAGACGGCCCTCCTCGCCGAGGCGCGCCGCATCGCGGAACGCAACGGCTGTTCGGTGTGGTCGGCGCGCGGCGGCGAGACCGTCACGTCCGTCCCCTTCAACGTCGTACGGCATCTGCTGCAGCCCGCCCTCGTCTCGCTGCTTCCGGAGGAGGCGCGCGAGTACCTCGGCGACTGGTACGACATCGCGGGCCCCGCGCTCGGCATAACCGAACCGGGCGACCGGCAGCCCGACCCGCAGGGCGTCTGCGACGGACTCGTCGCCGCGGTGCGCCGGCTCGCCAAGCGCGACTGGCCGCTCGTCCTGCTCATCGACGACGCGCACTGGGCGGACCAGGAGACCCTGCGCTGGCTCGCCGCGTTCGCCGAGCGCCTCGACGACCTGTCCGTCCTCGTCGTGGTCGCCCGCAGGCCCGGTGGGGTCAGCGGCGAGAGCGCCCGGCTGCTCGACGCCGTCGCCGCCGCGGCCCTCCCGATCTCCACCCTCAGCGCGCTCACCCCGGTCGCGACCGAGGGCCTCACCCGGGCCACGCTCGGGGAGCACGCGGACGCGCCCTTCTGCCGCGAGGTCTGGGCGGTCACCGGCGGCAACCCCTACGAGACCGTCGAACTGCTCGCCAAGGTCCAGGACAGCGAACTCGAACCGGGCGAGGGCTCGGCCGCCGAACTGCGCGACCTGAACCGCTCGGCGCGCGGCCGCGGACTCGTCGCCCGCCTCGAAGGACTCGGCATCGACGCCACCCGGTTCGCCTGGGCGGCCGCCATCCTCGGCACCGGCATCTCCCTCGACCTCGCCGGCCAACTCGCCGGAATGCCCGACGACGAGGCCCAGCGCTGCGCCGAACTGCTGGGCGCAGCACGCATCCTGACGACCGCTCAGTCCACGAACGGCCACGGTGCCGAGGGCGACCTGGAGTTCGTGCACCCGCTCATCGCGACCGCCGTCTACCGCTCGATCCCGGACGCCCTGCGCACCGCCATGCACGGGCAGGCCGCCTGGGCGGTCACCGAGTCGGGACGCGGCGCCGCGGCGGCCTCCCGCCACCTCCTCGAAGTGCACCCGGACGACGACCCCGAACTCGTCGAGCAGATGCGGGAGGCGGCCCGCGAACACCTCGCCGTCGGCGCCCCGGACGCCGCCCGGCGCTGTCTGGAGCGTGCGCTCCAGGAGCCGCCGCTGCCCGAGGTGCACGCGCTGCTGCTCTACGAACTGGGCTGTGCCACCCTCCTGACCGCGCCGTCCACGACCATCAGTCACCTGCGCGCCGCGCTCGAACGGCCGGGCCTGGAGGACACCGTCCGCGTGGACGCCGTCTTCCGGCTCTCCCAGGCGCTGTTGCACAACAACCAGCTCGACGAGGCCGTCCGCACGGTCGACGCCGAGGTGGACCGGCTCACGCCCGGACCCGCCCGGATGCGGCTGCAGGCCGTGCACTACATGTGGGAGGGCATCCACGCCGGCGAGGAGCGTTCCGGACACTCCAGCGGCCTCGCCGAACTCGCCGAGACCTGCGCCGGCCGCGACAACTCCGAGCGTGCCGTGCTGATACTGCGCGGCTTCGACGCGATGACCCGGGGCGAGAACGCCGAGGAGGTCGTGGAACTCTGCGACCGTGCCCTCGTCAACGGCCGCCTCGCACCCGGACTCGGCTGGACCGACACCGAGTGGGGCGTCGAACTCCTGCTGATGCTGGGCAGCGCGTACGCCTACGCCGACCGGCTCGACCGGGCCGAGAGCCTGTTCAGCGAAGCCCTGCGCGCCTATGTGAAGGCCGGCTGGAGCGGCGGCCATCTGTCCCTGGCCAACGCCTATCTCGGACTCGCCCACCGCCGCCGGGGCCGTCTCGCCGACGCCGAGCACTACCAGCGCGAGTCCCTGCGGCTCGCGGAGCGCGTCGGACGCGGACTGCCGCTGTACTGGTCGGCGACCTGCGGCCTCATCGACACCCTGCTGGCGCGCGGTCACGTCCAGCAGGCGGCCGAGATCGCCGAACGCTACGGCTTCGCACCGCCGTACCCCTCCACGATCGTCCTCCCGGACACCCGTTCCGTCCGCGGCCGGCTGCTGATCGCCCTCGGCCGCACCAAGGAGGGTGTCAACGAACTGGAGGCGGCGGAGAAGGCGGCCACCGCGCGCGGTCACCACAACACGGTGCTCGCGCCCTGGGCCGTCGACCTCGCCCGAGCGCTCGCCGCGGAGGACCCGTCCCGTGCGGTGGCCCTCGCGGCCGAGGCGCGCCGCCAGGCCGAGCGGTTCGGCACCGACACGGCGATCGGTGAGGCCCTGCGCTGCGCCGCCGCGCTGGAGACCGGCCAGCGCGCCGTCCGGCTGGCCGCGCAGGCGGTCACCTACCTGGAGGCCTCGCCCTGCCAGTACGAGCACGCGGCGGCCCGTATCGAGTACGGCATCGCCTCCCGCTCGGTGACGGAACTCAACAAGGGCCTGACCCTGGCCCGCACGAGCGGAGCCGACGGTCTGGTGAAGAAGGCGGAACGCGCACTGGCGGGGCTTTAG
- a CDS encoding DUF2510 domain-containing protein codes for MTQVTPPGWYPDPGQTSDAPAAERWWDGRTWTDQVRPVGSAAPWGPPAYPPTGPHPAPPGSRRRGLRTGIAVAAAIAVLAGIGGGVYALTKDDGGSSASRSPGGQVGPDGRGGPSGGPNGQGGSGGEGGSGGPGGAPGDSGGSGGPGEQSPAPGQSGQPQTEAGYATDSYNGISIPVPDGWTGQDGTGSATVSTKDTYKCPGDTSQKCQRGGAYSAPAKLQGLKAKTAEAAAKEDISKNATESYGKGYGSITSHKELASKAVTVAGQKGYLVRWKVATSKGDDGYVESLVFPSPADPSSLVVVRFGVDVGSKAPELSTIDTITKGIKVASGTGGDGQNV; via the coding sequence ATGACGCAGGTGACTCCCCCCGGCTGGTATCCCGACCCCGGGCAGACAAGTGACGCTCCCGCCGCCGAGCGCTGGTGGGACGGTAGGACATGGACGGATCAGGTCCGCCCCGTCGGGTCGGCCGCCCCTTGGGGGCCCCCGGCGTATCCGCCGACGGGGCCCCATCCGGCACCGCCGGGGTCCCGTAGGCGCGGACTGCGCACGGGCATAGCGGTCGCCGCCGCCATCGCCGTACTGGCGGGGATCGGCGGCGGCGTGTACGCCCTGACCAAGGACGACGGCGGCAGCTCCGCCTCCCGGAGCCCCGGTGGCCAGGTCGGCCCCGACGGCCGGGGCGGACCGAGCGGCGGTCCGAACGGGCAGGGCGGTTCCGGCGGCGAGGGCGGGTCCGGCGGCCCGGGCGGTGCTCCCGGGGACTCCGGAGGATCCGGCGGCCCCGGCGAACAGAGCCCGGCGCCCGGTCAGTCGGGACAGCCGCAGACCGAGGCCGGCTACGCCACGGACTCCTACAACGGCATCAGCATCCCGGTGCCGGACGGCTGGACCGGCCAGGACGGCACGGGCAGCGCGACGGTCTCCACCAAGGACACGTACAAGTGCCCCGGCGACACCTCGCAGAAGTGCCAGCGCGGCGGCGCCTATTCGGCCCCCGCCAAGCTCCAGGGCCTGAAGGCGAAGACCGCTGAGGCGGCGGCCAAGGAGGACATCTCCAAGAACGCCACCGAGTCGTACGGCAAGGGCTACGGCTCGATCACCTCGCACAAGGAGCTGGCCTCCAAGGCGGTCACGGTGGCCGGGCAGAAGGGCTACCTGGTCCGCTGGAAGGTCGCGACGAGCAAGGGCGACGACGGGTACGTCGAGTCACTCGTCTTCCCCTCCCCCGCCGACCCCTCCTCGCTCGTCGTGGTCCGCTTCGGCGTCGACGTCGGTTCCAAGGCGCCCGAGCTGTCGACGATCGACACCATCACCAAGGGCATCAAGGTGGCCTCGGGGACCGGCGGCGACGGGCAGAACGTGTAG
- a CDS encoding phosphatase PAP2 family protein: protein MDSRTEPAVSTSASESAPEPEPPDAAVPARAPGRTLAWARTSAHRTGPDLRDSAARPPLVREVLLVVGLFVVYKVGRQLATGHTAEAFTNAHRVWDAERSLHLPGEGAVQTALLHSDTLVHIANTYYATVHFPATAAFLVWLYLRRPTHYVWARRVLALVTAAALVGHLTFPLAPPRLLTESGLLDTGQLYGPSVYGAHPATDAMANQFAAMPSLHFGWALMVAIGLIAATRSRWRWLWLLHPLLTLVVIVGTANHYWLDSVVAAALLGVALAVVHAPRRTATTAVRGQGHGRTRIPAQDRPELVGAGR from the coding sequence ATGGATTCCCGAACCGAGCCTGCAGTTTCCACGTCCGCATCCGAGTCCGCGCCGGAACCGGAGCCACCCGACGCGGCCGTACCCGCGAGGGCGCCGGGCCGCACCCTCGCGTGGGCGCGCACCTCCGCGCACCGCACCGGGCCGGACCTGCGCGACAGCGCCGCGCGGCCGCCGCTCGTACGCGAGGTGCTGCTCGTCGTCGGCCTCTTCGTCGTCTACAAGGTCGGCCGCCAGCTGGCCACCGGTCACACCGCGGAGGCGTTCACCAACGCCCACCGGGTGTGGGACGCGGAGCGCTCCCTCCACCTCCCGGGCGAAGGCGCCGTACAGACCGCCCTGCTGCACAGCGACACCCTCGTGCACATCGCGAACACGTACTACGCGACCGTGCACTTCCCGGCCACCGCGGCCTTCCTGGTCTGGCTCTATCTGCGACGCCCCACGCACTACGTGTGGGCACGCCGGGTGCTCGCCCTGGTCACCGCCGCCGCCCTGGTCGGGCACCTCACCTTCCCGCTGGCCCCGCCGCGGCTGCTCACCGAGTCCGGCCTCCTGGACACCGGGCAGCTGTACGGGCCCTCGGTCTACGGGGCGCACCCGGCGACCGACGCGATGGCGAACCAGTTCGCCGCCATGCCGTCGCTGCACTTCGGCTGGGCGCTGATGGTCGCGATCGGGCTGATCGCTGCGACCCGGTCGCGCTGGCGCTGGCTGTGGCTGCTGCATCCGCTGCTGACGCTCGTGGTGATCGTCGGCACCGCGAACCACTACTGGCTGGACTCGGTCGTCGCGGCCGCGCTGCTCGGCGTCGCGCTCGCCGTGGTCCACGCGCCGCGCCGCACGGCGACGACCGCGGTCCGGGGCCAGGGGCACGGACGGACCAGGATCCCGGCGCAGGACCGGCCCGAGCTGGTCGGAGCGGGCCGATGA
- the pcaDC gene encoding bifunctional 3-oxoadipate enol-lactonase/4-carboxymuconolactone decarboxylase PcaDC, which produces MTGKILNHRSEGPLTAPPLLLGPSLGTSTALWDGLAPELSVTHNVVRWDLPGHGDSPGHLIGPGATVADLAGLVLKLADVLGIERFAYAGVSLGGAVGLHLAVHHPERLTSLAVICSSAHFNGSKPWEERAELVRREGLAPVAASAQSRWFTPGFTVPGLVEDLRTADPAAYAACCDALAAFDIRDRLASITVPTLLVAGREDPATPPAHLREIADAVAGAALVEIPGASHLAPAERPDAVLTALRPHLSGDPGRGMEVRREVLGDDHVDRAQARQTPFTARFQDFIARYAWGEIWTDPTLTRRERSLVTLTALVAHGHLDELAMHVRAARRNGLTPEEIGAVLLQTAVYCGVPAANSAFAVAQRVLADEDGPLAE; this is translated from the coding sequence TTGACCGGGAAGATCCTCAACCACCGCAGCGAAGGCCCCCTCACCGCTCCCCCGCTGCTCCTCGGGCCCTCGCTCGGGACGTCGACCGCGCTGTGGGACGGCCTCGCACCCGAACTGTCCGTCACCCACAACGTCGTGCGCTGGGATCTTCCCGGCCACGGCGATTCTCCGGGCCACCTGATCGGCCCCGGGGCGACGGTCGCCGACCTCGCGGGACTCGTGCTGAAACTGGCCGACGTGCTCGGCATCGAACGGTTCGCGTACGCCGGTGTCTCACTGGGCGGCGCCGTCGGCCTGCACCTGGCGGTCCACCACCCCGAGCGGCTCACCTCCCTCGCCGTGATCTGTTCCTCCGCCCACTTCAACGGGTCGAAGCCGTGGGAGGAGCGGGCGGAACTGGTGCGCCGCGAGGGCCTCGCCCCGGTGGCCGCGAGCGCCCAGAGCCGCTGGTTCACCCCCGGGTTCACCGTGCCGGGCCTGGTGGAGGACCTCCGCACCGCCGATCCCGCCGCGTACGCGGCCTGTTGTGACGCCCTCGCCGCGTTCGACATCCGGGACCGGCTCGCGTCGATCACCGTGCCGACGCTGCTCGTCGCCGGGCGCGAGGATCCCGCCACGCCGCCCGCCCATCTGCGGGAGATCGCGGACGCGGTGGCGGGCGCGGCGCTCGTCGAGATCCCGGGTGCCTCGCACCTGGCGCCCGCCGAGCGTCCGGACGCCGTCCTGACGGCGCTGCGACCCCATCTCTCGGGGGACCCGGGGCGGGGCATGGAGGTCCGCCGCGAGGTCCTCGGCGACGATCACGTGGACCGTGCGCAGGCCCGCCAGACGCCGTTCACGGCACGGTTCCAGGACTTCATCGCGCGCTACGCCTGGGGCGAGATCTGGACCGATCCGACGCTGACGCGCCGGGAGCGCAGCCTGGTCACGCTGACCGCGCTGGTGGCGCACGGTCATCTCGACGAGCTGGCGATGCACGTCCGCGCGGCGCGACGCAACGGGCTCACGCCCGAGGAGATCGGCGCGGTGCTGCTGCAGACCGCCGTGTACTGCGGTGTCCCCGCCGCCAACTCCGCGTTCGCCGTGGCCCAGCGGGTGCTGGCGGACGAGGACGGCCCGCTCGCGGAGTGA
- a CDS encoding TetR/AcrR family transcriptional regulator, with amino-acid sequence MTSQAADGPETVVASRRSKITPEREQEFFDAVLEQIRECGYEALTMEGVAASTRCSKSTLYRQWRTKPQFVAAALRNNRCPTFTGIDTGSLAGDLREAARAAGEWAGRDSTQLLQGLGNAVMQDKELQQALRDALVEPEVVELRQMIARGVERGEIAADHPALQFVPAQMLGVLRVRPLLEGQYADAAYLTQFVEAVVLPALGLT; translated from the coding sequence ATGACGTCGCAGGCCGCGGACGGACCGGAAACGGTCGTCGCCTCGCGCCGCTCCAAGATCACGCCCGAGCGTGAGCAGGAGTTCTTCGACGCCGTGCTCGAACAGATCCGGGAATGCGGCTACGAGGCGCTCACCATGGAGGGCGTCGCCGCCAGCACCCGCTGCAGCAAGTCCACGCTCTACCGCCAGTGGCGGACCAAGCCCCAGTTCGTGGCCGCCGCGCTGCGCAACAACCGCTGCCCCACGTTCACGGGGATCGACACCGGCTCTCTCGCCGGTGATCTGCGGGAGGCGGCCCGGGCCGCCGGCGAGTGGGCCGGACGGGACAGCACCCAGCTGCTCCAGGGCCTCGGCAACGCCGTGATGCAGGACAAGGAGCTCCAGCAGGCGCTCCGCGACGCTCTCGTCGAACCCGAGGTCGTCGAACTGCGGCAGATGATCGCCCGTGGCGTCGAGCGCGGTGAGATCGCCGCCGACCATCCGGCGCTGCAGTTCGTACCGGCCCAGATGCTCGGCGTCCTGCGGGTGCGCCCTCTCCTGGAGGGGCAGTACGCGGACGCGGCGTATCTCACACAGTTCGTGGAGGCGGTCGTGCTGCCTGCCCTGGGCCTGACCTGA